A window of Primulina huaijiensis isolate GDHJ02 chromosome 9, ASM1229523v2, whole genome shotgun sequence contains these coding sequences:
- the LOC140984117 gene encoding protein JINGUBANG-like, with the protein MAINDINGAEISAGHKSDLRRRKLGAIMSSDPFFAQDNEFNIHSSHRSSNVSSSSPPSDSTMYFSERNSVDSSPWSQPSPYVKSPWIQYQFSGDEEKNEVDAQKSGSYVLVGSLSREEGHIYSLAASGDLLYTGSESKNVRVWKDCQDFSGFKSSSGLVKAIVVYGDRIYTGHQDGKIRVWRSSGDKRSTHKRVGNLPTTRDLLRKSINPRNYVEVRRNRTVPWIKHYDAVSCMSVDTDQGLLYSGSWDRTFKVWRISDSKCLESVCAHDDAVNSVEVGFCGLFFTGSADGTVKAWRRELVGKYTKHVLVETLLNEDHAVTSLAVNRAAGALYAGSSDGLVRFWERGKHFMSFSGVLRGHKMAVLCLASMGNLVLSGSADSTICVWRRDVGGVHMCMAVLTGHGGPVKCLAVKNDTAETAEEDEGKSWVVYSGSLDKSVKVWRVTEHASVSLTERQEE; encoded by the coding sequence ATGGCGATCAATGATATCAATGGAGCTGAGATCTCTGCTGGTCATAAAAGCGATCTCCGGCGAAGAAAGCTCGGAGCCATAATGTCTTCTGATCCATTTTTCGCTCAAGATAATGAGTTTAATATCCATTCGTCACACCGGAGTAGTAACGTCTCCTCTTCAAGCCCACCTTCCGACTCAACCATGTATTTTTCCGAGCGAAATAGCGTTGATTCGTCTCCGTGGAGCCAACCTTCGCCTTATGTGAAATCTCCATGGATCCAGTACCAATTTTCTGGAGACGAAGAGAAAAATGAGGTGGATGCTCAAAAGTCGGGTTCGTATGTACTTGTGGGAAGCCTTTCCCGTGAAGAGGGTCATATTTATTCCCTGGCAGCTTCGGGGGATTTGCTGTACACGGGATCAGAAAGCAAGAACGTGAGGGTATGGAAAGATTGTCAAGATTTTTCCGGGTTTAAATCCAGCAGTGGTTTAGTGAAAGCCATTGTTGTATATGGAGATAGGATTTATACAGGGCATCAAGATGGGAAAATCAGGGTTTGGAGATCTTCTGGGGATAAAAGAAGCACGCATAAGCGGGTTGGGAATTTGCCGACGACCCGAGATTTGCTGAGGAAATCGATAAATCCGAGAAACTATGTTGAAGTGAGGAGGAATCGTACGGTTCCATGGATAAAACATTACGATGCGGTGTCTTGCATGAGCGTCGATACCGATCAGGGGCTGTTGTATTCAGGTTCGTGGGATAGAACTTTCAAGGTGTGGAGAATCTCGGATTCTAAGTGCTTGGAATCTGTATGCGCGCATGATGATGCTGTCAATTCGGTGGAGGTTGGGTTTTGTGGCTTGTTCTTTACCGGTTCCGCCGACGGTACGGTGAAGGCATGGAGGAGAGAGCTGGTGGGAAAGTACACGAAGCATGTCCTGGTGGAGACGCTGCTGAATGAAGACCACGCGGTGACGTCGCTGGCTGTGAACCGTGCCGCCGGGGCTCTGTACGCCGGGTCTTCCGACGGTCTGGTGAGATTTTGGGAGCGGGGGAAGCACTTCATGTCGTTCAGCGGCGTTTTGAGGGGACACAAGATGGCGGTTCTGTGTCTGGCTTCGATGGGGAATTTGGTACTGAGTGGATCGGCGGATAGCACCATATGCGTGTGGCGCAGGGATGTTGGTGGAGTTCACATGTGCATGGCGGTGTTGACGGGGCATGGCGGGCCTGTGAAGTGCCTGGCCGTGAAGAATGACACGGCGGAGACCGCTGAAGAGGATGAGGGTAAGTCGTGGGTTGTGTACAGTGGGAGCTTAGACAAGAGTGTGAAGGTTTGGAGAGTTACCGAACATGCCTCAGTTAGCTTGACGGAAAGGCAAGAAGAATAA